The DNA window TGCTCGCACACCTCACTGCTCAGGGTGGAACGCGTCTCAAGTCAATGTTGCTCAACCAACACGCAAGTGAAACAAATGACTCTTAAGTGATCCGGGTGCAGGGGGGTTTTGCCGCAGTTGATCGTCTCTCAGCTGAGCTTAAGTAGAATAAGCAGGAGTTGAAatgctctctcctctctcacgAAAATGCCTCTGTTGGCAGGAGACAGGCCGCACAGATCAGGAAGGCAGGCATCTCCCCAGGCTGTGGCTTTGACGGGCCAGAGGAATGGAGCTCGCGGGGCTCAGGATGGCACTCTGCCCTGCACCGCTGTGCCTGTATCAGTTGGGTTTTCTAGGTTAACGTTAATGAATACAAATGTTACGAGCCCGGACCAAAGCGAGTGGCATTTGTAAAAGCCCCGCTGAGTCTCCTTTAGCATGTGCAACAAATCAGCCTGCGACCATTTTTAATGCCAGCGCTACGTACAGCGCAATATTCCACGCAGTGCTCTTTATAAATCCCCCCTGGCTCAGCCGCCATTAGTCTTAAACTTTTGCTATAGTTATTATTCTTTCGTCCTTCCCAGCCCCTTCCCCCACCGCTGTATCCAAACACCTTCTCCCCCGGCTGATCCACCATGCCTGCTTTGCATCAAAAACCTACTCGGGTGACTATTACAGTTTCCACGTCTCCCTGGAAAAGGGGTTAAACGAAATGGTGACAGCGTCGCGGGTCACGGCAGAAGAATCTTTCAGCGTACTTGTGTGCGCgtgactgtttttttcctcttcctctccatccctCACTCTTTTCATGCCATGTAAGGGCAGtctgaaagaaagacaaacgGACTTTCGCACCAGCCGCGAATGTGCCAAGAATGGAGTGATCCGGCGGCCGACAAAGGTGACACCTGCCCGTGCATATGTACGGACTATAATTAGAAGATTAATAGAAAGAGGTGCGCAAACCCACACTTTTAGCAAAGGTTACTTAAGTTTTGGTTTGATTGTAGAGCGGTAAAATCTCAATATTTAGTAATGGTTTAAATAATTTGGAAAGCAAAAATGCTAAAGATGCCGCTTGGAAAGTTTAACTTGCAGCGCTGCTCGGTGTCTTGACCATATTTAGGAAAGCAGTAGTTTAGAGGGTAGGACAGGCGGGTGTGGATGACTTTGTGAATGTGGATAGGGAATATGTGGGCTGGGGGAGGTGTAATTGGTGGGGGCAGGAGAACAAAAGGACCTTTTGACTCTGCGGTGTAGGTGCAGTGAAGGTTAGATCCACGGAGAGTGCTACAGATCCAGGAGATGCCATTCACTCTGTCCTTGAAGAACATATAGAAGGATCCCCCCCATGCAAATGCGTGTTTAATTTTCTGTGGTGTGCCAGTAGTTATTTACATTAACACACGAGCTAAGCATCTAGATCAGCTTGTCTTTATGAAGACAGGGATGTCTTCCATGACAGTGTTAAATATCCTATGGAACAGGCCTTCTCTTCTCCCTTGTTTTATGAATCTCCCGGCTCGCCtttttcttaaattacattttcattccttctctgtttttgtcgTTTGCGCCTAACTGAGTTAATCTTCAGTGCTTCCACATTATTCTCTATACAAAAGCAGGAACTGGGCTTGGGAATGTCTGCTGGCAGATTCTTCCTGCACCCCCAACAGACATGTACCTATTCATAGAGAAGAACTAAACAACAGCATCATGGCCAGCTGGTCCTGGCATGTGTGGCTCCATGAGTCTTCTCTTCACTGGAGTGTTTGGTACCTTTAGCTAATGCTTCAGCTAACCAACCTGCCTTTACCCTGtattttccgttttttttttcctgatattTCATCCTCTTATGTTAACAGACGTTGCCCTGAGAGCCTTATAGTTTTGGCCTTGAGCGCGTCCTGACTAACAGCTTCCTGTTTCCgcttgtgtttcctcctcagttAATTAACCGGAGAGGCTTCAGCTGCCCCGCGCCACCGCAGCCTTCAATAATGTTGGGGCCAGCACAGCACATCCGGCTTCCTCGCTTCTGACCCAACATGGAGCTCAAGGTCTGGGTGgatggactccagagggttgtCTGCGGGGTCACTGAGGCAACCACCTGCCAGGAAGTGGTGATTGCTCTGGCCCAGGCCATAGGTAAAACAATCCCTAGTTTACGAAACAAGCATTCAGTTGTGATTGGATCGCAAGGGCAAGACCTTAGTCAGTCCGGATttattaaaacaggaaatgctgCATCGCTTTGAGGCTATTAatagtcaaaataaaatcatgcaTTGCACATTGGCCCGGTAGTTCAGATGGGTTAGTTACACCACAAGCAttgattatttatatttataaagaataaagaatgtTCCTCCTATATATTCTTACGCTTTTAGAAAtctttccttctccctccctttccttgATGTTCAGTTGCTTTTACTTTACTCAAAAGAAGTCATCAtgcagtaaaagaaaatgtcctgcCTACACGCTAAGCTCCTGCCGAGATATAGTGGGTCATACGCTTTTTTGGGTCTAAGTACCCCCTCTTTCCCATATGGCTTCTTCAGGAACCGGGCCACTCAGGCCTAATGTATTGACATCACTTCCCACAAAGCACTagttggaggagggaaagtcTGACTCATCTTTCAGTCGCTTGCCAAAGGGAGAAAGCAGCGCTTCTTAGccccctcctctgccttttAGATTAAATACATATACACCATGTTAAGTCATCAGACATCAGTATCGATTTGGTACTTCGCCGTTTTACAAGCAGCTCTGTTTACACATTGCTGCGAGTATTGCGTCTAGGTTTTCTTGCAACAGCCTGAAGCAATTTAGCGCGAATCAAACATAACGTGAAAGAGTTGCTCATGTCTGAGGCTTAACGCTTTCATCTCTCACATAAAAAGTGCTGTAATTTGTATTCTGAAACCGCATGCAGATGAGTTGGTTTGAAGCGTTCCACTTATTATGCAGTCACAGTCGCTGAGATGATAATGTTCATCTGTGTCTTCTGAAGGCAATAAGGCCAAGGTTTGTTTTCCAACATGTTACCATGACCCTGTCATATCCCTGCTGCATTTCCGAGAGTTAATTTTGGAGGTTTTCTTCCCCCTAGTGGTCAAAATGACTTAAAGCATCTTTATTGTGCTCTTATTTTCACAGGCCGCACTGGGAGATACACTCTAGTAGAAAAGTGGAGGGACACCGAGCGTCACCTAGCCCCTCACGAGAGCCCTGTGGCTTCCCTGAACACCTGGGGTCAGTATGCTGGCGATGTCCAGCTGATCCTGCATCGCACAGGCCCCTCGCTAACCGAACGACCGCCCTCAGAAGGGCCGCCGCTCAGGGGGCCTGAAAGGGGCCTGCACCGGCAGAGCCTCCCGCCTCTCGCGAAGCTCCGTCATCCCAACGACCGCTCCCTCCGCAGACGCGAACCTCGCCGCAAGTCCCTCACGTTCACCGGCGCGCCCAGAGGCCTCAGGGAGATACTGGGCGGAGGCCGCGTCGGTGAGGCCGAAGCCAAGAGAAGACTTCTTCTGGGAAACGGGGGGAACCATCACCATGCGGGGCCGGCCATGGGGACCGCATCCCCTGGCCTGTGGGCCTGTCGCATGGAAGAACTGGTCCGACTTGTCGGCCTACAGAGGGAGACTCTCGGCGTgctggagaagaagctggaggccTACGAGGCCGAGCTAAAAGTCTGGGCCGAGGGGCGGGGCTTGCGGGGCGGGGGGTGCATCGGAGACCCAGGCGGAGGTGTGGGGCTGGTAGAGGAGATACTGAGGCTGGAGAAGCACCTGAGGAAGAacgaggtggagatggaggaggaggagttttgGGCCACCGAGCTGCAGATTGAGTTAGAGAGCGagaggcagctggaggagaggctGCAGGAGCTTCGTGGGCGTCTGCAAGGGTGCGAAATGGAAATTGAAGAAAAGTTGGCAATGGTACAGGTGTGCTATCTGTGGAAGATTTACATGATATTGacttgtagaaaaaaaaaatgttttgttcacCATGATTGAGGCTGAGGTATTTAAAATCTTTCCGGGAGCATTTGCATATTGTAACTTGCGATTCCTCGTTTTCCTTAAATGCTGCTCTTTTTCCTGTCAGGGTGTAGAGGCAGGTCTTGaagaggagaagctgcagagggAGCGACAGGAGAACCAGTGGGTCAGCGAGGCCGAGGCTCGGACGCAGGTCCTCAGGTTCAAAGCGGAACTGAAAGCCCAAGAGAGACAAGCTGTCCAGCTAGAGAGCAGTTGCAGAGCTGTGGACAGATCACTTGGACAAAGCAGCAAGAAACTGCAGGTGAGATATATGGATGCGCTGCTGTTGTTTCTAAATAGCACTGCAGTTAGCGATAAGGGAGATGCACGTAGATCCCTTATCAGTTGCCTTCCTTATCATCTATCCACCAGGATTGTTGCTGATGTGCAGAAAGTTTAAGGTGAAACTCCACTGAGTTCACCGAGACATATGAAACGTGTTTCATATAAATCCCTCTTGGACTCCAGGGGACAAGATCGTGTGCAAAATCTGATAAAGAGGCTCCGATAAGGTGGAagctttaaaatgaacaaacgtgtgtgtgtgtgtgtgtgtgtgtgtgtgtgtgtgtgtgtgtgtgtgtgtgtgtgtgtgtgtgtgtgtgtgtgtgtgtgtgtgcagttaaaATGAATCGAGCGTAGCAGTTCTCTGTAGGTcgtctctcatctctcatctcgAGGCGCGTTGATGGTCGACTTCTGATGCAGATTCAAATTTAGGCACAGAAATGCACAGTTTCCACTCTGCAGAGACGTCCTCTCAATATCATTTCTCTCTGTGCTTTTTCCCATTGAAGGACATGCACCATGAGCTGGAGCAGCTGACTAAGGAGCTGAGGCAGGTTAAtctgcagcagttcatcaagcaGACCGGTACCAAGGTCACAGTACTGCCGGCTGAACCCACCGAGGATGAAGCTACCTACAGCACTCATGGTATAGGTGTGaattttttcttcatcattctCAGTGTCGttacaggggggaaaaaaagctaattAATACTAGAAGTTAAAGAATTCTTAGACACCACTGGCTGTGCTTCAAGAGTAGAGTCACATATTGTGCTGTGAATGCTGAGGTCTCCCCTGCTGTGGACATAAATGACATGCGGGCAGCTGCCCTCGTAGGTACAGTATGGAGTCGATGGCACCGGGGCTGTTTAAGTCTAATTGATCTGCACTGGTGTGACCCAAGACACGAGTTAATCGAATGTCAGAGGTTGTCATTCACACAGGAGACATGACTTGTTTTTGAGTGCGGGAAGCGCAGTTTGTGCTTGACTCTGCCTGCACATTAGACAAGTCCTTCTGTTCCTCCAAggcacttattattattttttttttttagccctgtGTCTTAACAGCCCGCTGAGAGAAAATGACTCAGCTTTGTGTTCAAGCAcgtatgtgtttgtgcgcgtCGAGAGTTTGTGAAAATGGGTATGGAGTAGCCTACAGTATTAGTTTTTGCCCACTTCAGTCGCAGTTATAATCTCCATGCCAACAGCTGCCTGGATACCGGCGGATCTGGCGACATTCACTCACCTTACTTCCTCCGTCCGTCCTTCACTGCTTCCACCGCGCTGCCCCGCTATCACATGCTCAGCAGTTTCTGGGATGGGCTTATTGAACCACAACTCTGTCGTCCTACAGCAGATTAAGAT is part of the Mugil cephalus isolate CIBA_MC_2020 chromosome 10, CIBA_Mcephalus_1.1, whole genome shotgun sequence genome and encodes:
- the LOC125015437 gene encoding ras association domain-containing protein 8 isoform X3 — translated: MELKVWVDGLQRVVCGVTEATTCQEVVIALAQAIGRTGRYTLVEKWRDTERHLAPHESPVASLNTWGQYAGDVQLILHRTGPSLTERPPSEGPPLRGPERGLHRQSLPPLAKLRHPNDRSLRRREPRRKSLTFTGAPRGLREILGGGRVGEAEAKRRLLLGNGGNHHHAGPAMGTASPGLWACRMEELVRLVGLQRETLGVLEKKLEAYEAELKVWAEGRGLRGGGCIGDPGGGVGLVEEILRLEKHLRKNEVEMEEEEFWATELQIELESERQLEERLQELRGRLQGCEMEIEEKLAMGVEAGLEEEKLQRERQENQWVSEAEARTQVLRFKAELKAQERQAVQLESSCRAVDRSLGQSSKKLQDMHHELEQLTKELRQVNLQQFIKQTGTKVTVLPAEPTEDEATYSTHGIDLVPLTGSLKRPVSSHAMSSHLRVLQSPLTSGLNPEGIYV
- the LOC125015437 gene encoding ras association domain-containing protein 8 isoform X1, which translates into the protein MELKVWVDGLQRVVCGVTEATTCQEVVIALAQAIGRTGRYTLVEKWRDTERHLAPHESPVASLNTWGQYAGDVQLILHRTGPSLTERPPSEGPPLRGPERGLHRQSLPPLAKLRHPNDRSLRRREPRRKSLTFTGAPRGLREILGGGRVGEAEAKRRLLLGNGGNHHHAGPAMGTASPGLWACRMEELVRLVGLQRETLGVLEKKLEAYEAELKVWAEGRGLRGGGCIGDPGGGVGLVEEILRLEKHLRKNEVEMEEEEFWATELQIELESERQLEERLQELRGRLQGCEMEIEEKLAMVQGVEAGLEEEKLQRERQENQWVSEAEARTQVLRFKAELKAQERQAVQLESSCRAVDRSLGQSSKKLQDMHHELEQLTKELRQVNLQQFIKQTGTKVTVLPAEPTEDEATYSTHGIDLVPLTGSLKRPVSSHAMSSHLRVLQSPLTSGLNPEGIYV
- the LOC125015437 gene encoding ras association domain-containing protein 8 isoform X2, which produces MELKVWVDGLQRVVCGVTEATTCQEVVIALAQAIGRTGRYTLVEKWRDTERHLAPHESPVASLNTWGQYAGDVQLILHRTGPSLTERPPSEGPPLRGPERGLHRQSLPPLAKLRHPNDRSLRRREPRRKSLTFTGAPRGLREILGGGRVGEAEAKRRLLLGNGGNHHHAGPAMGTASPGLWACRMEELVRLVGLQRETLGVLEKKLEAYEAELKVWAEGRGLRGGGCIGDPGGGVGLVEEILRLEKHLRKNEVEMEEEEFWATELQIELESERQLEERLQELRGRLQGCEMEIEEKLAMVQGVEAGLEEEKLQRERQENQWVSEAEARTQVLRFKAELKAQERQAVQLESSCRAVDRSLGQSSKKLQDMHHELEQLTKELRQVNLQQFIKQTGTKVTVLPAEPTEDEATYSTHDLVPLTGSLKRPVSSHAMSSHLRVLQSPLTSGLNPEGIYV